In a genomic window of Vigna angularis cultivar LongXiaoDou No.4 chromosome 6, ASM1680809v1, whole genome shotgun sequence:
- the LOC108341852 gene encoding phytoene synthase 2, chloroplastic isoform X2, which yields MSGVLLWVSCGPKENPISIVGVAGRGGKSQRRFGLCNEITFASFSPAVADPSRSSEERVYEVVLKQAALVKEQNKGTKRSLNLNKPIEGDFTQGDLLRVAYDRCGEVCAEYAKTFHLGTQLMTQERRKAIWAIYVWCRRTDELVDGPNASHITPKALDRWEKRLYDVFEGRPYDMYDAALSDTVSKYPVDIQPFKDMIEGMRLDLRKSRYNNFDELYLYCYYVAGTVGLMSVPVMGIAPESKASTESIYNAALALGIANQLTNILRDVGEDARRGRVYLPQDELAQAGLSDDDILIGKVTDKWRSFMKGQIQRARMFFDEAEKGVSELSSASRWPVWASLLLYRQILDSIEANDYNNFTKRAYVGKLKKLLSLPAAYGRALIGPSKNITKMVTSN from the exons ATGTCTGGTGTTCTTCTTTGGGTGAGTTGTGGACCCAAGGAGAACCCCATCTCTATTGTTGGTGTTGCAGGGAGAGGTGGGAAGAGCCAGAGGAGGTTTGGACTGTGCAATGAGATCACTTTTGCAAGCTTTTCACCTGCAGTGGCAGACCCTTCAAGATCTTCAGAAGAGAGGGTCTATGAAGTGGTGTTGAAGCAAGCAGCACTGGTCAAGGAACAGAACAAGGGTACTAAGAGATCTTTGAATTTGAACAAACCAATTGAAGGTGATTTCACCCAAGGGGATCTGTTGAGAGTTGCTTATGATAGGTGTGGTGAAGTCTGTGCTGAATATGCCAAGACATTTCATCTAG GCACACAATTGATGACTCAAGAGCGCAGAAAAGCCATCTGGGCCATATATG TGTGGTGTAGAAGAACAGATGAACTAGTGGATGGCCCTAATGCTTCTCACATCACACCAAAGGCATTGGACAGGTGGGAGAAAAGATTATATGATGTTTTCGAAGGGCGCCCTTATGATATGTATGATGCTGCTCTCTCAGATACAGTCTCAAAGTACCCAGTTGATATACAG CCATTTAAGGACATGATTGAAGGGATGAGATTGGACCTGAGAAAGTCAAGATACAACAACTTTGATGAACTCTACCTTTACTGCTACTATGTAGCAGGGACAGTGGGCCTTATGAGTGTTCCAGTAATGGGGATTGCACCAGAATCAAAGGCTTCAACAGAGAGCATCTACAATGCTGCATTGGCACTTGGCATTGCTAACCAACTTACCAACATTCTCAGAGACGTTGGAGAAGA tgcaagaagaggaagagtatATCTTCCACAAGATGAACTAGCACAAGCTGGGCTATCAGATGATGACATTTTGATAGGGAAAGTTACAGACAAGTGGAGAAGTTTCATGAAGGGACAAATACAAAGAGCTAGGATGTTTTTTGATGAGGCAGAAAAGGGAGTTTCAGAGCTCAGTTCTGCAAGCAGATGGCCAGTGTGGGCATCTTTGTTGTTGTATAGGCAAATCTTGGATTCTATTGAGGCTAATGACTACAATAACTTCACCAAAAGAGCTTACGTAGGAAAACTTAAGAAGCTCTTATCACTGCCTGCTGCTTATGGAAGAGCACTTATAGGTCCCTCAAAAAACATAACCAAAATGGTTACATCTAACTAA
- the LOC108341852 gene encoding phytoene synthase 2, chloroplastic isoform X1 — translation MSGVLLWVSCGPKENPISIVGVAGRGGKSQRRFGLCNEITFASFSPAVADPSRSSEERVYEVVLKQAALVKEQNKGTKRSLNLNKPIEGDFTQGDLLRVAYDRCGEVCAEYAKTFHLGTQLMTQERRKAIWAIYVWCRRTDELVDGPNASHITPKALDRWEKRLYDVFEGRPYDMYDAALSDTVSKYPVDIQAAQEKVNAIQPFKDMIEGMRLDLRKSRYNNFDELYLYCYYVAGTVGLMSVPVMGIAPESKASTESIYNAALALGIANQLTNILRDVGEDARRGRVYLPQDELAQAGLSDDDILIGKVTDKWRSFMKGQIQRARMFFDEAEKGVSELSSASRWPVWASLLLYRQILDSIEANDYNNFTKRAYVGKLKKLLSLPAAYGRALIGPSKNITKMVTSN, via the exons ATGTCTGGTGTTCTTCTTTGGGTGAGTTGTGGACCCAAGGAGAACCCCATCTCTATTGTTGGTGTTGCAGGGAGAGGTGGGAAGAGCCAGAGGAGGTTTGGACTGTGCAATGAGATCACTTTTGCAAGCTTTTCACCTGCAGTGGCAGACCCTTCAAGATCTTCAGAAGAGAGGGTCTATGAAGTGGTGTTGAAGCAAGCAGCACTGGTCAAGGAACAGAACAAGGGTACTAAGAGATCTTTGAATTTGAACAAACCAATTGAAGGTGATTTCACCCAAGGGGATCTGTTGAGAGTTGCTTATGATAGGTGTGGTGAAGTCTGTGCTGAATATGCCAAGACATTTCATCTAG GCACACAATTGATGACTCAAGAGCGCAGAAAAGCCATCTGGGCCATATATG TGTGGTGTAGAAGAACAGATGAACTAGTGGATGGCCCTAATGCTTCTCACATCACACCAAAGGCATTGGACAGGTGGGAGAAAAGATTATATGATGTTTTCGAAGGGCGCCCTTATGATATGTATGATGCTGCTCTCTCAGATACAGTCTCAAAGTACCCAGTTGATATACAG GCCGCTCAAGAAAAAGTGAATGCAATTCAG CCATTTAAGGACATGATTGAAGGGATGAGATTGGACCTGAGAAAGTCAAGATACAACAACTTTGATGAACTCTACCTTTACTGCTACTATGTAGCAGGGACAGTGGGCCTTATGAGTGTTCCAGTAATGGGGATTGCACCAGAATCAAAGGCTTCAACAGAGAGCATCTACAATGCTGCATTGGCACTTGGCATTGCTAACCAACTTACCAACATTCTCAGAGACGTTGGAGAAGA tgcaagaagaggaagagtatATCTTCCACAAGATGAACTAGCACAAGCTGGGCTATCAGATGATGACATTTTGATAGGGAAAGTTACAGACAAGTGGAGAAGTTTCATGAAGGGACAAATACAAAGAGCTAGGATGTTTTTTGATGAGGCAGAAAAGGGAGTTTCAGAGCTCAGTTCTGCAAGCAGATGGCCAGTGTGGGCATCTTTGTTGTTGTATAGGCAAATCTTGGATTCTATTGAGGCTAATGACTACAATAACTTCACCAAAAGAGCTTACGTAGGAAAACTTAAGAAGCTCTTATCACTGCCTGCTGCTTATGGAAGAGCACTTATAGGTCCCTCAAAAAACATAACCAAAATGGTTACATCTAACTAA